From Plasmodium yoelii strain 17X genome assembly, chromosome: 7, one genomic window encodes:
- a CDS encoding Rab5-interacting protein, putative translates to MTKPNKNGNELFKKLLHDKLTKNEMDDVFFYYKQIIGIIAGVICGMIGIKGLLGFIFFLIFQFLMSVILYNKKIDENYYIDNYSIVTSNLSVAIPAFVVSWITVNTVLL, encoded by the exons atgacaaagccaaataaaaatggtaatGAATTATTTAAGAAGCTTCTTCATGATAAGCTGACTAAG AATGAAATGGAcgatgtttttttttattataaacaaataatag GTATAATAGCTGGTGTTATATGTGGAATGATAGGAATTAAAGGATTATTAggattcatattttttctcATATTTCAATTCCTTATGTCTGTTATTctatacaataaaaaaatagatgaaaattattatattgatAACTATAGCATTGTAACTAGTAATTTATCAGTTGCTATACCGGCATTTGTG GTATCATGGATAACAGTAAATACAGTACTACTTTAA
- a CDS encoding GTP-binding protein, putative, producing MIFIFKAILFANIYYNIVFSFHTKNNSNNYIYIKKNNNLKNFKLKKCKYMSKKCNTTFLCMNNEEQNNDSLKKNKSGESLKFYGFSHIYKHFKTDQSNIDSIKKGKDENSKTSHESSINNDFIKQVSPFSKENQNDAKKYLEDKNCTPNPDNNSVNSISVNILVKDEPNRIQKMGFENIYDYSNIFKEKEKKIHIKKYVANIFQKLPKFKDNLKVIKDALLYLKFIEKGNLYLIKDLDKKSINSEPYDDFSNKKKKKGTKKNKIKLELTSIYNNINKEKHTKKRICKECCIKVDLYTKLLSRPLNNIYNLHTNLKKYLHPFQYSLYENAITNMYKDGDASMPLNDVLNSIMQVRKLITATGKAYAGQMKYLKTCREIFNKLNEAIVDLNIILQSGRKWLDLYNSYIKKIKKIKYIDIEKPAISIIGCTNVGKTSILNSITNSKSKIASYNFTTKEFNLGHYSFLNQDDIFTAQIMDLPGLINRKEEKRNIMEKLSLSSLKNIPSGVIYVFDPLKKDDHKFSSLKSQIEIRYYLRGLFPFRPWIDVITKSDLIDFSMVNLPKDLKENAIFISTEYKDSLLPLKEKINEMTFELNKFLLKHTME from the coding sequence atgatatttatatttaaagcCATTTTATTcgcaaatatttattataacattgttttttcttttcacacaaaaaataacagtaataattatatatatataaaaaaaaataataatttaaaaaatttcaagcttaaaaaatgtaaatatatgtCTAAAAAGTGTAATACAACATTTTTGTGCATGAATAATGaagaacaaaataatgattcattaaaaaaaaataaatcaggGGAAAGCTTAAAATTTTACGGATTCtcacatatttataaacattttaaaacAGATCAATCAAATATAGATTctataaaaaaaggaaaagatgaaaatagtAAAACATCTCATGAAAGTTCTATCAACAATGATTTTATAAAACAAGTTTCACCATTTTCCAAAGAGAATCAAAATGATGCAAAGAAATATCTAGAAGATAAAAATTGCACACCAAATCCAGACAATAATAGTGTAAATAGTATAAGTGTTAACATATTAGTTAAAGATGAACCAAATAGGATACAAAAAATGGGGTTTGagaatatatatgattatagcaatatatttaaagaaaaagaaaaaaaaattcatataaaaaaatatgttgctaatatatttcaaaaattaCCAAAATTTAAAGACAATCTAAAAGTAATTAAAGATGCATTATTGTATCTAAAATTTATAGAAAAAGGAAacttatatttaattaaagaTTTGGATAAAAAAAGCATAAATTCAGAACCATATGAtgatttttcaaataaaaaaaaaaaaaaaggaacaaaaaaaaataaaataaaattagaattaactagtatttataataatataaataaagaaaaacacacaaaaaaaagaatatgcAAAGAATGTTGTATTAAAGTAGATTTATATACAAAACTTTTATCAAGAcctttaaataatatttataatctCCACAcaaatctaaaaaaatatttacatccTTTTCAGTATAGTCTATATGAAAATGCTATAACAAATATGTATAAAGATGGAGATGCTTCAATGCCACTAAATGATGTATTAAATAGTATTATGCAAGTAAGAAAATTAATAACAGCAACTGGGAAAGCATATGCAGgccaaatgaaatatttaaaaacatgTAGAGAAATATTTAACAAATTAAATGAAGCTATAGttgatttaaatattattttacaatCAGGAAGAAAATGGCTAgatttatataattcttacattaaaaaaattaaaaaaattaaatatattgatataGAAAAACCAGCCATATCAATTATAGGTTGTACTAATGTAGGAAAAACTAGTATTCTAAATTCTATTACAAATTCTAAATCTAAAATAGCAAGTTATAATTTTACAACTAAGGAATTTAACTTAGGTCATTATTCATTTCTAAATCAAGATGATATATTTACAGCACAAATTATGGATCTACCAGGACTTATAAATcgaaaagaagaaaaaagaaatatcaTGGAAAAACTTTCTCTTTcttctttaaaaaatataccatCTGGAGTTATCTATGTTTTTGATCcattaaaaaaagatgatCATAAATTTTCTTCTTTAAAATCACAAATAGAAATTAGATATTATTTAAGAGGACTCTTCCCATTTAGACCATGGATTGATGTTATAACCAAATCAGATCTAATTGATTTTTCAATGGTAAATCTCCCTAAagatttaaaagaaaatgccatttttatttcaacaGAATACAAAGATTCATTATTGCCactaaaagaaaaaataaacgaaATGACATtcgaattaaataaattctTGCTCAAGCATACGATGGAAtaa
- a CDS encoding RNA-binding protein, putative — protein sequence MTSNDIINESNDNDAFSKIKENKNEETVKKVIDNISLENESDNNCENREKRERSLSNGSYRRGKKKMCCCHEKSMSKCSTKNDKSSSSSRSKNADTLSTASTGIIEYGSNSKNINEPFKFFIGGIPQNITNKYITEYFEKYGSVQNVVIAQDHETKRNRGFAFVTMSSHINKDKILMDSHELNGKRVDVREEHNTTPSDIQRKIFVGGYFSAFGEIDIVQIVVDSSGRSRCFGFVVFTNESSVAKVLKHKRHKIYDKMVEVRKAEPKKPKMSIKRQNNKSHSKYSHPPPFMGPFPYNKESMTQWANFMYNACGVPFLFNQRFQNVPDFYSNYNYYPNSIENMQQPDYNN from the exons ATGACTTCaaatgatataataaatgaatcaaatgataatgatgcattctcaaaaataaaagaaaataaaaatgaagaaactGTGAAAAAAGTAATAGACAATATTTCTCTCGAAAATGAAAGTGACAACAATTGTGAAAACAGAGAAAAACGAGAACGAAGTTTATCTAACGGTTCTTATAGGCGTG gaaaaaaaaaaatgtgttgTTGTCATGAAAAAAGCATGTCAAAATGCTCCACcaaaaatgataaaagtAGTTCATCATCTAGGAGTAAAAATGCGGACACTCTAAGTACTG CTTCAACAGGAATTATTGAATATGGAAGTAactcaaaaaatataaatgaaccatttaaatttttcattGGAGGAATTCCACAAAATATTACAAATAAA tatataaccgaatattttgaaaaatatggatCTGTGCAAAATGTAGTTATCGCACAAGATCACGAGACAAAAAGGAACAGAGGGTTTGCCTTTGTAACCATGTCATctcatataaataaagataaaatattaatg GATTCTCACGAATTGAATGGGAAACGAGTGGATGTTCGTGAGGAACACAATACGACACCCTCAGATATtcaaagaaaaatatttgtaGGGGG ttATTTTTCGGCATTTGGAGAAATAGATATAGTACAAATTGTTGTAGATTCTAGTGGTAGATCTCGATGTTTTGGTTTTGTAGTTTTCACAAATGAATCATCAGTTGCAAAAGTTCTCAAGCACAAAAGGcataaaatttat gATAAAATGGTTGAAGTTAGAAAAGCCGAACCTAAGAAGCCAAAAATGTCTATAAAAcgacaaaataataaaag TCATTCCAAATATTCCCACCCGCCTCCTTTTATGGGTCCTTTCCCTTATAATAAAGAAAGTATGACTCAGTGGGCAAATTTTATGTACAATGCATGTGGGGtaccttttttatttaaccaAAGGTTTCAAAACGTTCCAGATTTTTATTCTAACTATAATTATTATCCAAATTCGATTGAAAATATGCAACAACCGGATTATAACAATTAA
- a CDS encoding acylated pleckstrin-homology domain-containing protein, putative produces the protein MGNTVPYSCYERWGKRTPDGPLINYNPEMTNNGPLSNLIENFNYELKQEEYNANRKEYNESNTNQGIGNSHENRSDLNNSNNNEDGKIKPNVIRNARRRPTYSPTARKINIKDEIYDEDEDEKLSTDNSGEDISAKNLKDEKIKEYRKILTKIVKIKTTIFHETVKVTCSKDGKLLEWYKGKADDDGHKKPIGSFPLNKITSIRTKVDNLKSLEISVSSVNINTYLFIFKTREERESWQNHLESFKNIMDMK, from the exons atgggAAATACAGTTCCATATAGCTGTTATGAAAGATGGGGGAAAAGGACACCCGATGGTCCTCTGATAAATTACAATCCAGAAATg ACAAATAATGGGCCTTTATCAAATTTGATAGAAAATTTTAACTATGAATTAAAACAAGAAGAATATAATGCAAATAGGAAAGAGTATAACGAAAGTAATACAAATCAGGGAATAGGAAATAGTCATGAAAATCGAAGcgatttaaataatagtaacaataatgAAGATGGGAAAATAAAACCAAATGTTATAAGAAATGCAAGAAGAAGACCTACATATTCTCCAACAGCtcgaaaaataaatataaaagatgaAATATATGATGAAGATGAAGATGAAAAATTATCTACAGATAATTCAGGAGAAGATATTTCagcaaaaaatttaaaagatgaaaaaattaaagaataccgaaaaatattaactaaaattgttaaaataaaaactacTATTTTTCATGAAACTGTTAAAGTAACATGTTCAAAAGATGGGAAACTTCTTGAATGGTATAAAGGAAAAGCAGATGATGATGGGCATAAGAAACCAATTGGATCTTTtcctttaaataaaataacatcgATACGAACCAAAGTAGACAATCTTAAATCTCTTGAGATATCTGTTAGTAGTGTGAACATTAACACTTAccttttcatatttaaaACTAGAGAAGAAAGAGAAAGTTGGCAAAACCATTTAgaatcatttaaaaatattatggaTATGAAATAG
- a CDS encoding calmodulin-like protein, putative, with the protein MDKYKFSKERRREIEFIFNEFNKNKNGLDGNQVLYLLKSIGIYLNKDESASLLEECKTNGNINLNNFYALIQEFYYDENIGKMLLTSLQAHTNEGSKTITFAKLKHLLMTLGTGVKLTEDEIDSFLNVEFNHVKNMEISFDEFIYKVLKE; encoded by the exons ATGgacaaatataaattttctaAAGAAAGg AGACGCGAAATCGAATTCATATTTAATGaattcaataaaaataaaaatggattaGATGGGAATCAGGTGCTATATCTATTAAAGTCGATTGGAATTTATCTTAACAAAGATGAATCAGCTTCTTTGCTCGAGG AATGTAAAACAAAcggaaatataaatttaaataatttctaTGCTCTTATACAAGAATTTTACTACGATGAAAACATTGGGAAAATGCTATTAACATCGTTACAAGCTCACACTAATGAAGGCAGTAAAACAATTACCTTTGCAAAACTAAAACATTTATTAATGACATTGG GTACTGGTGTGAAGTTAACAGAAGATGAAATAGATTCCTTTTTAAATGTTGAATTCAATCACgttaaaaatatggaaatatCATTTgatgaatttatatacaa AGTATTAAAAGAGTga